A genomic stretch from Terriglobus sp. RCC_193 includes:
- the queA gene encoding tRNA preQ1(34) S-adenosylmethionine ribosyltransferase-isomerase QueA codes for MRVSDFDFFLPSDLIAQHPPAERGDSRMLLVDRHTGNSTDAHFRDFPAQLRPGDLLILNNSRVIPARLFARRAGLRTQHNSPAPTGQVEVLLTQPLGNDRWRALVKPGRKVPTGEHLIFEAPENRVEAPVNRVPQVREANLGIRAQARTLLEAKVIESGDFGERTLQFSPTQDFFGALEQLGHMPLPPYIHRSEEDEEEDRTRYQTVYAGANTHGSAAAPTAGLHFTPQVLEQIKARGVQIEYLTLHVGLGTFQPVRVEDLADIRLHEEPYTLPATTAEAIHKAKSEGQRIIAVGTTTTRTLEHIAAINRIEPHSGTTSIFLQPGHRFQLVNALLTNFHLPKSTLLMLVSALAETENQTTTGREKILRAYTHAIEQHYRFFSYGDCMFLS; via the coding sequence GTGCGCGTCTCCGATTTCGACTTTTTTCTTCCCTCTGATCTCATCGCGCAGCATCCGCCAGCCGAACGCGGCGACAGCCGCATGCTCCTCGTCGACCGACACACCGGCAACTCCACCGACGCCCACTTCCGCGACTTCCCCGCGCAACTCCGCCCCGGCGACCTGCTCATCCTCAACAACAGCCGCGTCATCCCCGCGCGCCTCTTCGCCCGCCGCGCCGGCCTCCGCACACAGCACAACAGCCCCGCGCCCACCGGCCAGGTCGAAGTCCTCCTCACCCAACCTCTCGGCAACGACCGCTGGCGAGCCCTCGTCAAACCCGGCCGCAAAGTCCCCACAGGCGAACATCTGATCTTCGAAGCACCGGAGAACCGGGTGGAAGCGCCAGTGAACCGGGTGCCCCAGGTTCGCGAAGCTAACCTGGGTATTCGCGCGCAAGCGCGAACCCTCCTCGAAGCCAAAGTCATCGAATCCGGCGACTTCGGCGAACGCACCCTCCAGTTCTCCCCAACACAGGATTTCTTCGGCGCATTAGAGCAGTTAGGCCACATGCCGCTGCCGCCCTACATCCACCGCAGCGAAGAAGACGAAGAGGAAGACCGCACCCGCTACCAGACCGTCTACGCTGGAGCCAACACCCACGGCTCCGCCGCAGCCCCAACGGCAGGCCTGCACTTCACACCACAAGTCCTCGAACAAATCAAAGCAAGAGGCGTGCAGATCGAATACCTCACCCTGCACGTAGGCCTCGGCACCTTCCAGCCCGTCCGCGTGGAAGACCTCGCCGACATCCGCCTCCACGAAGAGCCCTACACCCTCCCCGCAACCACCGCGGAAGCCATTCACAAAGCAAAATCCGAAGGCCAACGCATCATCGCCGTGGGCACCACCACCACACGCACGCTCGAACACATCGCCGCGATCAATCGCATCGAACCCCACAGCGGCACGACCAGCATCTTCCTGCAACCGGGCCACCGCTTCCAGTTAGTCAACGCGCTGCTGACCAACTTCCACCTGCCCAAATCCACGCTTCTGATGCTGGTCAGCGCCTTAGCCGAAACAGAAAATCAAACCACGACAGGTCGCGAAAAAATCCTCCGCGCCTATACCCACGCCATCGAGCAGCACTACCGCTTCTTCTCCTACGGCGACTGCATGTTCCTAAGCTAA
- a CDS encoding protease pro-enzyme activation domain-containing protein, with amino-acid sequence MPRTAKSDFRNEPRGPLPGSEKPAIGAITAHTAIPSRKRITVSVIVHCARPIPTAAVVGKHLTRAQFKSAHGADPTAIKAVTAFAKAFNLTTKSDAARRTIQLTGTVNDIQQAFGVKLHQHTDGDTTYRAREGAILLPKSLLPHVQAVLGLDDRPQATPKFRIAHARAVSTSYTPPQLAQLYGFPANAQAKGQTIALIELGGGFRTADIKTYFQSLNMTTPTVTAVSVDGGKNSPGDANGADGEVMLDIEVAAAVAPGAKIAVYFAPNTDQGFVDAITTAVHDTKNKPTVISISWGGPESSWTTQALTALDTACKAAAAIGITVTVAAGDNGSDDGVGDGGNHVDFPASSPNVLACGGTKLTAANGAIANEVVWNETTNNEGATGGGISTAFPQPSWQSAIAATKSGRGVPDVAGDADPSTGYQIRVDGQNMVIGGTSAVAPLWAGLIALSNAQNKNAAGLPQPKLYSATGQKAFRDITTGNNGAYKAAIGWDACTGLGSPIGASIIASLATQPAKKKTKKAA; translated from the coding sequence ATGCCCCGAACCGCAAAATCCGACTTCCGCAACGAACCGCGCGGCCCACTCCCCGGCAGCGAAAAACCCGCAATCGGCGCCATCACCGCACACACTGCGATCCCCAGCCGCAAGCGCATCACAGTCTCTGTCATCGTCCATTGCGCACGGCCCATTCCGACTGCGGCCGTCGTGGGCAAACACCTCACCCGAGCACAGTTCAAGTCTGCACACGGAGCTGACCCAACCGCCATAAAGGCCGTCACCGCCTTCGCCAAAGCATTCAACCTGACCACTAAATCAGACGCAGCACGTCGCACCATCCAGCTCACCGGTACAGTGAATGACATCCAGCAAGCCTTCGGTGTCAAGCTGCATCAGCACACCGACGGCGACACCACCTATCGCGCGCGCGAAGGCGCCATCCTCCTGCCTAAATCGCTTCTGCCGCACGTGCAGGCGGTACTTGGCCTTGACGACCGTCCGCAGGCCACGCCGAAATTTCGCATCGCCCACGCACGCGCGGTAAGCACCTCGTACACGCCGCCTCAACTTGCGCAACTCTACGGCTTCCCCGCCAACGCTCAGGCCAAAGGCCAGACCATCGCCCTCATTGAACTCGGGGGCGGCTTCCGCACCGCCGACATCAAGACCTACTTCCAATCGCTCAATATGACCACACCTACCGTCACTGCCGTCTCCGTGGACGGCGGCAAAAACTCCCCCGGCGATGCCAATGGAGCGGACGGCGAAGTCATGCTCGATATCGAAGTCGCCGCCGCCGTTGCACCCGGCGCGAAGATCGCAGTGTACTTCGCACCCAATACCGATCAGGGTTTCGTCGACGCCATCACCACTGCCGTGCATGACACGAAGAACAAGCCAACCGTGATCTCCATCAGTTGGGGCGGCCCTGAGAGCAGTTGGACGACGCAGGCTCTCACCGCGCTCGATACAGCCTGCAAAGCCGCAGCAGCCATCGGCATCACCGTGACCGTAGCCGCAGGCGACAACGGTTCCGACGACGGCGTAGGCGACGGCGGCAATCACGTCGACTTCCCTGCCAGCAGCCCCAACGTACTCGCCTGTGGAGGCACCAAACTCACCGCCGCAAATGGAGCCATCGCCAACGAAGTGGTCTGGAACGAAACCACAAACAACGAGGGCGCTACCGGCGGCGGCATCAGCACCGCCTTCCCTCAGCCGTCATGGCAGTCTGCTATCGCCGCCACCAAATCCGGCCGAGGCGTTCCCGATGTCGCGGGCGACGCGGACCCCAGCACCGGTTACCAGATCCGTGTCGATGGCCAGAACATGGTCATCGGCGGCACCAGCGCAGTCGCGCCACTCTGGGCGGGCCTCATCGCGCTCAGCAATGCTCAGAACAAGAACGCAGCCGGACTACCGCAACCAAAGCTCTACAGCGCAACCGGCCAAAAGGCCTTCCGCGATATCACCACGGGCAACAACGGAGCCTACAAAGCGGCCATCGGATGGGACGCATGCACCGGCCTCGGCTCTCCCATAGGCGCATCCATCATCGCCTCGCTCGCCACACAACCAGCAAAGAAGAAAACAAAGAAAGCAGCATGA
- a CDS encoding DUF305 domain-containing protein, translating into MAAAQQVPLVQPGAPGQPNKVITNPVGTAVHDPTSADFGFMQGMVIHHSQAVEMVGLMNGRTTNPQMLELGKRISISQGDEIAFMKRWLAFYGKPVQEPNSMAGMDMDMPGMDMSHMDHGKQDMDTAVMPGMLTPRQMQALHNASGPEFDRLFLTGMIQHHTGALDMVKDLYDTRDAGREPQLFDFTADVDVTQRAEIETMKSMLAKESK; encoded by the coding sequence ATGGCAGCAGCACAACAGGTTCCTCTGGTGCAGCCCGGTGCCCCCGGCCAGCCCAATAAGGTGATCACCAACCCCGTAGGAACTGCGGTGCACGACCCCACGTCCGCCGACTTCGGCTTTATGCAGGGCATGGTCATCCATCACAGCCAGGCGGTGGAGATGGTGGGCCTCATGAACGGCCGCACCACTAACCCGCAGATGCTCGAACTCGGCAAGCGCATCAGCATCTCGCAGGGCGATGAAATCGCTTTCATGAAGCGCTGGCTTGCCTTCTACGGCAAGCCTGTGCAGGAACCCAACAGCATGGCTGGCATGGACATGGATATGCCCGGTATGGACATGTCTCACATGGACCACGGCAAGCAGGACATGGATACCGCTGTGATGCCCGGCATGCTTACCCCGCGCCAGATGCAGGCTCTGCACAACGCCAGTGGCCCCGAGTTTGATCGCCTCTTCCTCACCGGCATGATCCAGCACCACACTGGCGCTCTGGACATGGTGAAGGACCTGTATGACACCAGGGACGCGGGGCGCGAACCGCAGCTGTTTGATTTCACCGCAGATGTAGATGTAACCCAGCGCGCCGAAATTGAAACGATGAAAAGTATGTTGGCCAAGGAGAGTAAGTAA
- a CDS encoding LVIVD repeat-containing protein — protein MKTRILWNTAALTLALLTGTAAAIAQVAMPAKPTVYNNPQLPNDPRVGLKGGVTDAGVAAQGMELVLNLPKPPGFAAGTTPQEKAPAPVPAAPAPLGPDGKPRQRALQLGSTNSDLAFKDHYVVVGNYNGFNIYDIADPTKTTLKTSVMCPGSQGDPTIYGNLLFISVESTSARVDCGTQGIPLPAGYVAPTPAPRPAGAPGGGRSPRAPEPPSQDRFRGVRIFDISDIANPKQLPGVQTCRGSHTNTLVTDPNDKDNVYIYVAGYAPIRSSEELPGCSAGGVDDPNTALYTIVVIQVPLAHPDTAKVIESPRIFSDPNTGAMNGLAVGNLHGEGAAAQPVSGCHDITAFPEIGLAAGACTRVGILLDIKNPAHPTRIAAISDPNFSFWHSALWNNDGSKLIFDDEWGGGSQPRCRATDPMTWGADSIFTRKDAELTLGSYYKMPAPQTELENCTAHNGNLVPIPGRDIEVKSWYQGGISIMDFTDATHPFEIAYFDRGPLDGEKFIDGGTWSSYWYNGYVYGAEIARGLDVYKLTPTKFVTANEIAAAEQIHLSLYNAQLASKTIYPRTFITAKAYVDQLVRSNALTQDKATALDAAMDKKNTRVLRTYAATFKKNSAKASPGDATRMTALAEILAQ, from the coding sequence GTGAAGACACGCATCCTCTGGAACACCGCCGCACTGACGCTGGCACTGCTCACCGGTACGGCTGCGGCCATCGCTCAGGTAGCCATGCCCGCAAAGCCCACGGTCTACAACAACCCGCAGCTTCCCAACGATCCCCGCGTCGGCCTCAAGGGCGGTGTTACGGACGCGGGCGTCGCCGCCCAGGGTATGGAACTGGTTCTCAACCTGCCCAAGCCTCCGGGCTTTGCCGCTGGCACCACACCGCAGGAAAAGGCTCCCGCGCCGGTACCGGCAGCTCCGGCGCCCCTTGGCCCGGACGGCAAGCCACGCCAACGCGCGCTCCAGCTTGGCTCCACCAACTCTGACCTTGCGTTCAAGGATCACTACGTCGTCGTCGGCAATTACAACGGCTTCAACATCTATGACATTGCCGATCCCACCAAAACCACGCTGAAGACTTCCGTGATGTGCCCTGGTTCTCAGGGCGACCCGACCATCTACGGCAACCTGCTCTTCATCTCTGTGGAATCCACCAGCGCCCGCGTTGACTGCGGCACGCAGGGCATTCCTCTACCCGCTGGCTACGTCGCTCCCACACCAGCGCCGCGTCCCGCAGGCGCTCCCGGCGGTGGTCGTTCGCCCCGCGCTCCTGAGCCGCCCAGCCAGGACCGCTTCCGCGGTGTCCGCATCTTTGACATCAGCGACATCGCCAACCCCAAACAGCTTCCCGGCGTGCAGACCTGCCGCGGCTCGCACACCAACACCCTCGTAACGGACCCCAACGACAAGGACAACGTCTACATCTACGTCGCTGGCTACGCTCCCATCCGCTCGTCGGAAGAACTGCCCGGCTGCTCCGCTGGCGGCGTCGACGATCCCAACACCGCGCTTTACACTATCGTCGTCATCCAGGTACCGCTCGCACATCCTGATACGGCAAAGGTCATCGAAAGCCCGCGCATCTTCTCCGATCCCAACACCGGCGCCATGAACGGCCTGGCGGTCGGTAACCTGCATGGCGAAGGCGCTGCGGCACAGCCTGTCAGCGGTTGCCATGACATCACCGCCTTCCCGGAAATCGGTCTCGCTGCCGGCGCATGCACCCGTGTGGGCATCCTGCTCGACATCAAGAACCCGGCTCACCCCACGCGCATCGCCGCCATCTCTGATCCCAACTTCTCGTTCTGGCACTCCGCACTCTGGAACAACGACGGTTCCAAGCTCATCTTCGATGACGAGTGGGGCGGCGGTTCGCAGCCGCGTTGCCGCGCAACCGATCCCATGACCTGGGGCGCGGATTCCATCTTCACCCGCAAGGACGCGGAACTTACCCTCGGCAGCTACTACAAGATGCCTGCACCGCAGACCGAGTTGGAGAACTGCACCGCCCACAACGGCAACCTCGTTCCCATCCCGGGCCGCGATATCGAAGTGAAGAGCTGGTACCAGGGTGGCATCTCCATCATGGACTTCACCGATGCAACCCACCCGTTTGAAATTGCCTACTTCGACCGTGGGCCGCTCGACGGCGAGAAGTTCATCGACGGCGGCACATGGTCGTCCTACTGGTACAACGGCTATGTCTACGGTGCCGAAATCGCCCGTGGTCTTGACGTGTACAAGCTGACTCCCACGAAGTTCGTCACGGCCAACGAAATCGCCGCAGCCGAGCAGATCCACCTGAGCCTCTACAACGCTCAGTTGGCATCGAAGACCATCTATCCCAGGACCTTCATCACCGCCAAGGCATACGTTGACCAGCTTGTGCGCAGCAATGCGCTCACGCAGGACAAGGCCACCGCGCTCGACGCAGCAATGGACAAGAAGAACACCAGGGTGCTGAGGACATACGCAGCCACCTTCAAGAAGAACTCCGCCAAGGCATCGCCAGGCGATGCAACACGCATGACAGCGCTGGCGGAGATCCTCGCTCAGTAA
- the polA gene encoding DNA polymerase I — MPNETKPPVYLLDTMAFIFRAYHAMQRSRPMSTRTGVPTAATYVFINMINKLRQDFHPHYLAAIYEGGAPVHRNEAAAAMKTIRKFNIKTQQFDEIDYGGYKATRTETPPDLTQQQPYIRRALEAFGIPILAHEGFEADDVIGTLSHRLSEQGHPVYIVSSDKDMMQLVTEHVHILNPTKDNLILDPAKVEEVLGVPPQRVIDVMALRGDSVDNVPGAPGIGDKGSVELIQQWGSVENALDHADEIKKKTYRESLQNNRDTVMLSKELVTIHCNLPVDYSLEAMSTGTEPNLAELRSLYTELEFTTLLKDLPSPEAQKVEYILNPTPQDITDLLAPLEALKGTGFSPSVKTGASSPESADAPKGAGAPHLDSEMWDSTNVLAIFFPEDAQAIAEESGAEAETNPDAAAEEPEPVAENLSFFGAFAASENIAANSSENIAANSSEKTSEAHTNEVRHPERSAAELKHALERSEGDLLSSLPSTTLPVGLATTANKAILLDLNSDLAEPIRAALKNNKIPKAVHDLKAVLRTCERARLEIQNVRDDVMLYSYLINPTHGSHKLSDVAARFNDRALTQVEKKQQPPAHILPEAASAVFQLAQLLRPQIEEAELNKTYEAIDLPLVPVLLHMEQAGCRIDTDLLRAQNTRLAVAMDDLAARIHTLAGRTFNINSPKQLGEVLFNEMNLPRPLKYGKGKVVSTAQDVLEELAEHHEAPRLVLEYRQLAKLRSNYTEQLPLLVDASSRVHTTFNQVGTATGRLSSTNPNLQNIPVRTELGREIRAAFTAAPGNVILSADYSQIELRLMAHFSQDPLLLNAYRTNIDIHTLTASEVFGVDPATMSKETRNRAKAVNFGIVYGISPFGLAAQLGIDQKEARTYIETYFDRYKGVQNFITETLEKTRETGKVTTLFGRTRPIPDIQSRNPNMRGFAERTAVNTPLQGTAADMIKVAMLHIDKALTAGNYRTRMTLQVHDELLFDAPKEEAEAVAALVKKEMESVIQLSIPIVAEVGQGPNWRDAK, encoded by the coding sequence ATGCCGAACGAAACCAAGCCGCCCGTCTACCTGCTCGACACCATGGCCTTCATCTTCCGCGCCTACCACGCCATGCAGCGGTCGCGGCCCATGTCCACGCGCACCGGCGTCCCCACCGCGGCCACGTATGTCTTCATCAACATGATCAACAAGCTGCGCCAGGACTTCCATCCGCATTACCTCGCAGCCATCTACGAGGGCGGCGCGCCCGTCCACCGCAACGAAGCAGCAGCGGCCATGAAGACCATCCGCAAGTTCAACATCAAAACCCAGCAGTTCGACGAGATCGACTACGGCGGCTACAAGGCCACCCGCACCGAAACCCCACCCGACCTCACCCAGCAGCAACCCTACATCCGCCGCGCTCTCGAGGCCTTCGGCATCCCCATCCTCGCGCACGAAGGATTCGAAGCCGACGACGTCATCGGCACCCTCTCCCACCGCCTCAGCGAACAGGGCCACCCCGTCTACATCGTCTCCTCCGACAAGGACATGATGCAGCTCGTCACCGAGCACGTGCACATCCTCAACCCCACGAAAGACAACCTCATCCTCGACCCCGCGAAAGTCGAAGAAGTCCTCGGCGTCCCCCCGCAGCGCGTGATCGACGTCATGGCCCTCCGCGGCGATTCCGTCGACAACGTCCCCGGAGCACCCGGCATCGGCGACAAGGGCTCCGTAGAACTCATCCAACAGTGGGGCTCCGTCGAAAACGCGCTCGACCACGCAGACGAAATCAAAAAGAAGACGTACCGCGAATCCCTGCAAAACAATCGCGACACCGTCATGCTCTCCAAGGAGCTCGTCACCATCCACTGCAATCTGCCGGTCGACTACTCGCTCGAAGCCATGAGCACCGGCACCGAGCCCAACCTCGCCGAACTCCGCAGCCTCTACACCGAACTCGAATTCACCACGCTGCTCAAGGACCTCCCCTCCCCCGAAGCACAAAAGGTCGAGTACATCCTCAACCCCACCCCGCAGGACATCACCGACCTCCTCGCACCACTCGAAGCTTTGAAGGGGACGGGCTTCAGCCCATCCGTTAAGACAGGAGCTTCATCCCCGGAGAGTGCGGATGCCCCGAAGGGTGCGGGTGCCCCACATCTCGATTCTGAGATGTGGGATTCCACAAACGTCCTAGCTATCTTCTTCCCCGAAGACGCACAAGCCATCGCCGAAGAATCAGGCGCAGAAGCCGAAACCAACCCCGATGCCGCCGCAGAAGAACCCGAACCAGTAGCAGAAAATCTCTCCTTCTTCGGAGCATTCGCAGCAAGCGAAAACATCGCAGCAAATTCAAGCGAAAACATCGCAGCCAATTCAAGCGAGAAAACCAGCGAAGCTCATACGAACGAGGTTCGTCATCCTGAGCGCAGCGCAGCGGAGCTGAAGCATGCCCTCGAGCGAAGCGAAGGGGACCTGCTTTCCTCTCTGCCTTCTACAACGCTCCCGGTAGGCCTCGCCACCACCGCCAACAAAGCCATCCTCCTCGACCTCAACAGCGACCTGGCCGAACCCATCCGCGCAGCGCTAAAGAACAACAAAATCCCCAAAGCCGTCCACGACCTGAAAGCCGTCCTCCGCACCTGCGAACGCGCCAGGCTCGAAATCCAAAACGTCCGCGACGACGTCATGCTCTACAGCTATCTCATCAACCCCACGCACGGCAGCCACAAGCTCAGCGACGTAGCCGCACGCTTCAACGACCGCGCTCTGACGCAGGTCGAAAAGAAGCAGCAGCCACCGGCACACATCCTGCCCGAAGCCGCCAGCGCCGTCTTCCAGCTGGCGCAACTACTGCGCCCGCAAATCGAAGAGGCAGAGCTAAACAAGACCTACGAAGCAATCGACCTGCCGCTGGTCCCGGTCCTTCTGCACATGGAGCAAGCCGGCTGCCGCATCGACACCGATCTCCTCCGCGCGCAGAACACGCGCCTCGCCGTAGCCATGGACGACCTCGCCGCCCGCATCCACACCCTCGCAGGCCGCACCTTCAACATCAACTCTCCTAAACAATTAGGAGAAGTCCTCTTCAACGAGATGAACCTGCCCAGGCCGCTCAAGTACGGGAAGGGAAAAGTTGTCTCCACCGCGCAGGACGTTCTCGAAGAACTCGCCGAACACCACGAAGCTCCGCGCCTCGTCCTCGAGTACCGCCAGTTAGCCAAGTTACGCAGTAACTACACCGAGCAGCTTCCCTTGTTAGTCGACGCCAGCTCGCGTGTCCACACCACCTTCAATCAGGTAGGCACAGCCACAGGCCGACTAAGTTCCACTAACCCCAACTTACAAAACATTCCCGTAAGAACCGAGTTAGGCCGAGAGATCCGCGCAGCCTTCACCGCCGCGCCCGGCAACGTCATCCTCTCCGCCGATTACTCGCAGATTGAACTCCGCCTCATGGCCCACTTCTCGCAGGACCCGCTCCTGCTCAACGCCTACCGCACCAACATCGACATCCACACGCTCACCGCATCCGAAGTCTTCGGCGTCGACCCCGCCACCATGAGCAAGGAAACCCGCAACCGCGCCAAAGCAGTCAACTTCGGCATCGTCTACGGCATCAGCCCCTTCGGCCTCGCAGCGCAGTTAGGCATCGATCAAAAAGAAGCACGCACCTACATCGAAACCTACTTCGACCGCTACAAGGGCGTGCAGAACTTCATCACGGAAACGCTGGAAAAGACGCGCGAAACGGGCAAAGTCACCACCCTCTTCGGCCGCACCCGCCCCATCCCTGATATCCAGTCGCGCAACCCCAACATGCGAGGCTTCGCCGAACGCACCGCCGTCAACACCCCGCTGCAAGGCACCGCCGCCGACATGATCAAGGTAGCCATGCTCCACATCGATAAGGCACTCACCGCAGGCAACTACCGCACCCGCATGACCCTCCAAGTCCACGACGAACTCCTCTTCGACGCCCCAAAGGAAGAAGCAGAAGCAGTCGCCGCCTTAGTCAAAAAAGAAATGGAGAGCGTCATCCAACTCTCCATCCCCATAGTCGCCGAAGTAGGCCAAGGCCCCAACTGGCGCGATGCGAAATAA
- the tnpA gene encoding IS200/IS605 family transposase — protein MPQSLTFLLIHIIFSTKDRMPTIRNPRDLHAYLATVARNLGCECFRVGGTADHVHLAIGLSRTITIADLISELKTSSSQWMKTQGAINFAWQRGYGAFTLGKSDLDALVRYIDNQEEHHRKIDFRDELRAILKRYGVEHDEQYLWD, from the coding sequence GTGCCACAATCTCTGACCTTCCTGCTGATCCACATCATCTTCAGCACCAAAGACCGCATGCCAACGATCCGCAACCCACGCGATCTCCACGCCTATCTCGCCACAGTAGCCCGTAACCTCGGCTGCGAATGCTTCCGTGTCGGCGGCACAGCAGACCACGTACATCTCGCCATCGGTCTCTCACGCACCATCACCATCGCCGACCTCATCTCTGAATTGAAAACATCCTCATCGCAATGGATGAAAACACAGGGTGCGATTAACTTCGCATGGCAACGAGGCTACGGCGCATTCACGCTCGGCAAGTCCGACCTCGACGCGCTCGTGAGATACATCGACAACCAGGAAGAACATCACCGCAAGATCGACTTCCGCGACGAGCTCCGCGCCATCCTAAAACGCTACGGCGTCGAACACGATGAACAATACCTGTGGGATTAG
- a CDS encoding ExbD/TolR family protein, whose translation MQVLPLIAAFACVVGLVASDRESMQSFPAKGLYVALATDCPANMRGERRIEVVALGSDGRTYLNDEPMSKPALRAEIAGRMATRLEPIIFVRGDEQSTYGQVLSFASEFVFDTPTLTVAFATRTQAGPVNPEVRKTLRFPYRIGDEEMMFGYCLSQNSGTLTARGIRTR comes from the coding sequence ATGCAGGTTTTACCGTTGATTGCTGCGTTCGCATGTGTTGTCGGATTGGTCGCATCTGACCGGGAATCGATGCAGTCTTTCCCTGCGAAAGGGCTGTACGTAGCTCTTGCGACCGATTGTCCAGCAAACATGAGAGGCGAGCGTAGGATCGAAGTTGTTGCGCTGGGAAGCGATGGCCGTACCTATCTCAACGATGAGCCTATGAGTAAGCCGGCGTTGCGTGCAGAAATTGCGGGTCGCATGGCGACGAGACTCGAACCGATTATTTTTGTGCGGGGAGATGAACAGAGCACCTATGGACAAGTGCTTTCATTTGCGTCTGAGTTTGTCTTCGATACGCCAACGTTAACGGTTGCTTTTGCTACCAGAACTCAGGCAGGGCCAGTGAATCCGGAAGTGCGAAAGACGCTTCGGTTTCCGTATCGCATTGGCGATGAAGAGATGATGTTTGGGTACTGCCTATCGCAGAATTCCGGAACCCTGACGGCAAGAGGAATTCGAACAAGATAG
- a CDS encoding TonB family protein encodes MHRNRRDLWGVWLSAGTHALVIVAVVLLAVKAPHAVRVKLPGSANGKHTLLTYSIGGQKSAAASAAPKKAAEAKVKIPTIAKVAPAPVPEAKPETEKGSGSSGVSALGSGNVRIAIVKVFPRPAPDLSSLPKGKGGNVIMDAVIDAHGVITKLTLEQGLGDPIDQQVMATVRGWSFDPATRDGQPIASEQEIVLHYERG; translated from the coding sequence ATGCATCGAAATCGGCGTGACCTTTGGGGTGTGTGGCTTTCGGCGGGGACGCATGCGCTGGTGATTGTGGCGGTGGTGCTGCTGGCGGTGAAGGCTCCGCACGCAGTGCGCGTGAAGTTGCCGGGCAGTGCGAATGGCAAGCATACGCTGTTGACGTACAGCATTGGCGGGCAGAAGAGTGCGGCGGCGAGTGCTGCTCCGAAGAAGGCCGCTGAGGCGAAGGTGAAGATACCAACGATTGCCAAGGTGGCTCCTGCGCCGGTGCCAGAGGCGAAGCCGGAGACGGAAAAGGGAAGCGGCTCGTCCGGCGTGAGTGCGCTGGGCAGCGGCAATGTGCGGATTGCGATTGTGAAGGTGTTTCCGCGTCCTGCGCCGGACCTGAGCAGCCTGCCGAAGGGTAAGGGCGGTAACGTGATCATGGACGCCGTGATTGATGCGCATGGCGTGATTACGAAGCTGACACTGGAGCAGGGACTGGGTGATCCGATTGACCAGCAGGTGATGGCGACAGTGCGGGGATGGAGTTTTGATCCGGCTACTCGGGATGGTCAGCCCATCGCGAGTGAGCAGGAGATCGTGCTGCATTATGAGCGTGGTTAA